From Candidatus Cloacimonadota bacterium, a single genomic window includes:
- the prfA gene encoding peptide chain release factor 1 produces the protein MIPIDKLDALQTEFFELQNKVSDASLMNDARQYKQLMRRYKELEAITGCYQEYLSTQKQISDAQHILDSEKEPEMQAMAKDEICNLEASMHRIELHLRDLLIPSDPNDEKNAIIEIRAGTGGEEAALFVADLYRMYNYYADLKGWKKQIIDANETGLGGYKEVVLQLSGESVYGLMRFESGVHRVQRVPVTESGGRIHTSAVTVAVLPEAEDIDIEINDNDLRIDVYRSSGNGGQSVNTTDSAVRITHIPTGIVVTCQDEKSQIKNKAKALKVLRSKLLDLEISKQEQEIASSRRAQVSTGDRSAKIRTYNFPQSRVTDHRINLTSYNLDSFLAGNIDEFIQSLRIAWRNEKVNE, from the coding sequence GTGATTCCCATCGATAAATTAGATGCTTTGCAAACAGAATTTTTTGAGCTACAAAACAAAGTGTCCGATGCATCTTTGATGAACGATGCTCGCCAGTATAAGCAGTTGATGCGCCGATACAAAGAGTTGGAAGCGATTACAGGGTGCTATCAAGAATATCTATCCACACAAAAGCAAATATCAGATGCCCAACACATATTGGATAGTGAAAAAGAGCCGGAAATGCAAGCCATGGCCAAAGATGAGATATGTAACCTTGAAGCAAGTATGCACAGAATTGAATTGCACTTGCGCGATTTACTTATTCCCTCCGATCCTAATGATGAAAAGAATGCTATCATCGAGATTCGAGCAGGCACAGGTGGAGAAGAGGCAGCGCTGTTTGTGGCAGATTTGTATCGGATGTACAACTATTATGCCGATCTTAAGGGCTGGAAAAAACAAATCATCGATGCCAACGAAACGGGTTTGGGCGGGTATAAGGAAGTGGTATTGCAGCTATCTGGAGAGAGTGTTTACGGCTTAATGCGTTTCGAAAGTGGAGTACACCGTGTGCAACGAGTTCCAGTTACCGAATCTGGAGGCAGAATCCACACCTCAGCAGTTACGGTGGCAGTTCTTCCCGAAGCTGAGGATATCGATATTGAGATTAACGATAACGATTTGCGCATAGATGTCTATCGCAGTAGTGGTAATGGTGGTCAAAGCGTTAATACTACAGATTCTGCGGTTCGCATAACCCACATACCTACGGGGATAGTGGTTACCTGTCAGGACGAAAAATCACAAATAAAAAATAAAGCAAAAGCTCTAAAGGTTTTACGCAGTAAATTGCTGGATTTAGAAATTAGCAAACAAGAACAAGAAATAGCTTCCTCAAGACGTGCTCAGGTATCTACAGGTGACCGTTCGGCAAAGATTCGCACCTACAACTTTCCCCAATCGCGAGTAACGGATCATAGAATAAACTTGACAAGTTACAATTTGGATAGTTTCTTGGCAGGAAATATCGATGAATTCATCCAATCGCTACGCATAGCTTGGAGGAATGAGAAGGTAAACGAATAA